In the Candidatus Rhodoblastus alkanivorans genome, one interval contains:
- the gltB gene encoding glutamate synthase large subunit: protein MHFATANGLPPAQGLYDPRNEHDACGVGFVANMHNAKSHELVRMGLQILLNLDHRGAVGADPKAGDGCGMLLQIPHRFFSEEAVRLGFALPEPGLYAVGALFMPRDPDARKKIEDIFERVVAENGQKILGWRDVPVDPSGLGETVKPTEPVHRQIFIGRGESTADQTIFERKLYLIRKMVSNAVYGLRDPGMAGWYPASLSSRTIVYKGLLLASQLGDYFADLRDERFETAVALVHQRFSTNTFPSWQLAHPYRMVAHNGEINTLRGNVNWMAARQASVASPLFGDDISKLWPISYEGQSDTACFDNALEFLVQGGYSMAHAMMMLIPEAWAGNPLMDEERRAFYEYHAALMEPWDGPAAVAFTDGRQIGATLDRNGLRPARYLVTEDGLVVMASEMGVLPIPEEKIITKWRLQPGRMLLVDMEQGRIISDDEIKSSLASSHPYREWLKRTQIVLEDLKPVEVRSSRSDVSLLDRQQAFGYTQEDIAILMAPMAVTGQEAVGSMGNDTPISAMSSKPKLLYTYFKQNFAQVTNPPIDPIREELVMSLVSFIGPRPNILDHEGTAKKKRLEVRQPILTNADLEKIRSIGHFEDSFDTKTLDITYAVELAAHGMQFMIERLCDRAEQAVTGGYNIIVLSDRMAGPDRIPIPALLATAAVHHHLIRKGLRTSVGLVIETGEAREVHHFALLAGYGAEAINPYLAFETLADMADEFPAEVDGYEAVKRYIKSVDKGLLKVMSKMGISTYQSYCGAQIFDAVGLSKEFVDAYFTGTATQIEGVGLDQIAAETFERHKQAFGDAPVYRNALDVGGDYAYRIRGEAHNWSPDTVALLQHAVRGNSQDKYRAFAKLLNDQSEQLLTIRGLFRIKDAEEDGRKPVPLDEVEPATEIVKRFATGAMSFGSISREAHTTLAVAMNRIGGKSNTGEGGEEPDRFKPLPNGDSMRSAIKQVASGRFGVTAEYLVNSDMIQIKMAQGAKPGEGGQLPGHKVDAVIAKVRHSTQGVGLISPPPHHDIYSIEDLAQLIYDLKNVNPRAAISVKLVSEVGVGTVAAGVSKGRADHVTISGYEGGTGASPLTSIRHAGSPWEIGLAETHQTLVLNRLRSRIVVQVDGGLRTGRDVVVGALLGADEFGFATAPLIAAGCIMMRKCHLNTCPVGVATQDPVLRKRFVGQPEHVINYFFFVAEEVREYMAKLGYRTMNEMTGQMQMLDRDRAIQHWKANGLDFAKLFRKPEPLDGQTIYRSEFQNHNLDKALDKELIARSVAALDRGAPVRLETDICNVNRSVGAMLSGEVARIYGYAGLPDDTIHIRAKGTAGQSFGAWLAHGVTLELQGEANDYVGKGLSGGRIVVYPPREAQQITPENSIIVGNTVLYGAISGEVYFRGVAGERFAVRNSGAIAVVEGVGDHGCEYMTGGVVVVLGPTGRNFAAGMSGGIAYVLDETGDFQARCNMAMVDLEPVVEEEDLNWRLNNQGGDLESHGRVDIMSDMSRFDAERLRQIIANHLQYTGSTRAREILEYWDAYKPKFRKIMPVEYRRALAELMTQTEQRQAAAAGE, encoded by the coding sequence ATGCATTTCGCGACCGCCAACGGCCTGCCGCCGGCGCAGGGCCTTTACGACCCCCGCAACGAGCACGACGCCTGCGGCGTCGGTTTCGTCGCCAATATGCACAACGCCAAATCCCACGAGCTGGTGCGGATGGGCCTGCAGATCCTGCTCAATCTCGACCATCGCGGCGCGGTCGGCGCCGATCCCAAGGCCGGCGACGGCTGCGGCATGCTGCTGCAGATTCCGCATCGTTTCTTCAGCGAGGAGGCCGTCCGCCTCGGCTTCGCCTTGCCCGAGCCGGGACTTTACGCCGTGGGCGCCTTGTTCATGCCGCGCGACCCCGACGCCCGCAAGAAAATCGAGGACATTTTCGAGCGCGTCGTCGCCGAGAACGGCCAGAAGATCCTCGGCTGGCGCGACGTTCCGGTCGATCCGAGCGGCCTCGGCGAGACCGTCAAGCCGACCGAGCCTGTCCATCGCCAGATTTTCATCGGCCGCGGCGAATCGACCGCCGATCAGACGATCTTCGAGCGCAAGCTGTACCTGATCCGCAAGATGGTCTCCAATGCGGTTTACGGCCTTCGCGATCCTGGCATGGCGGGATGGTATCCGGCTTCACTGTCCTCGCGCACCATCGTTTACAAGGGCCTGCTGCTCGCCTCCCAGCTCGGCGACTATTTCGCCGATCTGCGCGATGAGCGGTTCGAGACCGCCGTCGCCCTCGTTCATCAGCGTTTCTCGACCAACACCTTCCCATCCTGGCAGCTCGCCCATCCCTATCGCATGGTCGCCCATAACGGCGAGATCAACACCCTGCGCGGCAACGTCAACTGGATGGCGGCGCGCCAGGCCTCGGTCGCCTCGCCCTTGTTCGGCGACGACATCTCCAAGCTGTGGCCGATCTCCTATGAGGGCCAGTCGGACACCGCCTGTTTCGACAATGCGCTCGAATTCCTGGTCCAGGGCGGCTATTCCATGGCCCACGCCATGATGATGCTGATTCCCGAAGCCTGGGCCGGCAATCCGCTCATGGATGAAGAGCGCCGCGCTTTTTACGAATATCACGCCGCGCTGATGGAGCCCTGGGACGGGCCGGCGGCGGTCGCTTTCACCGACGGCCGCCAGATCGGCGCGACGCTCGACCGCAACGGCCTGCGCCCGGCGCGCTATCTCGTCACCGAGGACGGCCTCGTCGTCATGGCCTCGGAAATGGGCGTGCTGCCGATCCCGGAAGAGAAGATCATCACCAAATGGCGCCTCCAGCCCGGCCGCATGCTGCTGGTCGACATGGAGCAGGGCCGGATCATTTCCGACGACGAGATCAAGTCGAGCCTCGCCTCCTCCCATCCCTATCGCGAATGGCTCAAGCGCACCCAGATCGTGCTCGAAGATCTGAAGCCCGTCGAGGTCCGCTCCTCGCGTTCCGACGTGTCGCTGCTCGACCGTCAGCAGGCTTTCGGCTACACCCAGGAGGATATCGCGATCCTGATGGCGCCCATGGCCGTGACCGGCCAGGAAGCGGTCGGGTCGATGGGCAACGACACGCCGATTTCGGCCATGTCGTCCAAGCCCAAGCTGCTTTACACTTATTTCAAGCAGAATTTCGCCCAGGTCACCAACCCGCCGATCGACCCGATCCGCGAGGAGCTGGTGATGAGCCTGGTGTCCTTCATCGGCCCGCGTCCGAATATCCTCGACCATGAGGGCACGGCGAAGAAGAAGAGGCTCGAGGTCCGCCAGCCGATCCTGACCAACGCCGATCTCGAAAAGATCCGCTCGATCGGCCATTTCGAGGATTCTTTCGACACCAAGACGCTCGACATCACCTATGCCGTCGAACTCGCCGCGCACGGCATGCAGTTCATGATCGAGCGCCTGTGCGACCGCGCCGAACAGGCCGTGACCGGCGGCTATAACATCATCGTTCTGTCCGACCGCATGGCCGGCCCCGACCGCATCCCGATCCCGGCTTTGCTCGCCACCGCCGCCGTGCACCACCATCTGATCCGCAAGGGCCTGCGCACTTCGGTCGGCCTGGTGATCGAAACCGGCGAGGCGCGCGAGGTGCATCATTTCGCTCTGCTCGCCGGCTATGGCGCGGAGGCCATCAATCCCTATCTCGCCTTCGAGACGCTGGCCGACATGGCCGACGAATTCCCGGCGGAAGTGGACGGCTACGAGGCGGTCAAGCGCTACATCAAGTCGGTGGACAAGGGCCTGCTCAAGGTCATGTCCAAGATGGGCATTTCGACCTACCAGTCCTATTGCGGCGCGCAGATCTTCGACGCCGTCGGCCTGTCGAAAGAGTTCGTCGACGCCTATTTCACCGGAACCGCGACCCAGATCGAAGGCGTCGGCCTCGACCAGATCGCGGCCGAGACGTTCGAACGCCACAAGCAGGCTTTCGGCGACGCGCCGGTCTATCGCAACGCGCTCGACGTCGGCGGCGACTATGCTTATCGCATTCGCGGCGAGGCCCATAACTGGTCGCCGGACACGGTCGCGCTGCTCCAGCACGCGGTGCGCGGCAATTCCCAGGACAAATACCGCGCCTTCGCCAAGCTGCTCAACGACCAGTCCGAGCAATTGCTGACGATCCGCGGCCTGTTCCGCATCAAGGACGCCGAGGAGGACGGCCGCAAGCCGGTTCCGCTCGACGAGGTCGAGCCGGCGACCGAGATCGTCAAGCGTTTCGCCACCGGCGCCATGTCCTTCGGCTCGATCTCGCGCGAGGCCCACACCACGCTCGCCGTGGCGATGAACCGCATCGGCGGCAAGTCGAACACCGGCGAGGGCGGCGAGGAGCCAGACCGCTTCAAGCCCTTGCCCAATGGCGATTCCATGCGCTCGGCGATCAAGCAGGTCGCCTCGGGCCGGTTCGGCGTGACCGCCGAATATCTGGTCAATTCCGACATGATCCAGATCAAGATGGCCCAGGGCGCGAAGCCCGGCGAGGGCGGCCAGCTCCCCGGCCACAAGGTGGATGCGGTCATCGCCAAGGTGCGCCATTCGACGCAGGGCGTGGGCCTGATCTCCCCGCCCCCGCACCACGACATCTATTCGATCGAAGACCTCGCCCAGCTGATCTACGATCTGAAGAACGTCAATCCGCGCGCCGCCATTTCGGTCAAGCTGGTGTCGGAAGTCGGCGTCGGCACGGTCGCGGCTGGCGTATCAAAGGGCCGCGCCGATCATGTGACCATTTCCGGCTATGAGGGCGGCACGGGCGCTTCGCCTTTGACCTCGATCCGCCACGCCGGCAGCCCGTGGGAGATCGGCCTCGCCGAGACCCACCAGACCCTGGTTCTGAACCGCCTGCGCTCGCGCATCGTCGTCCAGGTCGACGGCGGTTTGCGGACGGGCCGCGACGTCGTCGTCGGCGCCTTGCTCGGCGCCGATGAATTCGGCTTCGCCACCGCGCCCTTGATCGCCGCCGGCTGCATCATGATGCGCAAATGCCATCTCAACACCTGCCCGGTCGGCGTCGCCACCCAGGACCCGGTGCTGCGCAAGCGCTTCGTCGGCCAGCCCGAGCATGTCATCAATTATTTCTTCTTCGTCGCCGAGGAAGTCCGCGAATATATGGCCAAGCTCGGCTATCGCACGATGAACGAGATGACCGGCCAGATGCAGATGCTCGACCGCGATCGCGCGATCCAGCATTGGAAGGCGAATGGCCTCGACTTCGCCAAATTGTTCCGCAAGCCGGAGCCGCTCGACGGCCAGACCATTTACCGCTCGGAGTTCCAGAACCACAATCTCGACAAAGCGCTCGACAAGGAATTGATCGCGCGCTCGGTGGCGGCGCTCGACCGCGGCGCGCCGGTGCGCCTCGAAACCGACATCTGCAACGTCAACCGCTCGGTCGGCGCCATGCTGTCGGGAGAAGTCGCGCGCATCTATGGCTACGCCGGCCTGCCCGACGACACCATCCACATTCGCGCCAAGGGCACCGCGGGCCAGAGTTTCGGCGCCTGGCTCGCCCATGGCGTGACGTTGGAGCTTCAGGGCGAGGCCAACGATTATGTCGGCAAAGGCCTCTCCGGCGGCCGCATCGTGGTCTATCCGCCGCGCGAGGCCCAGCAGATCACGCCCGAGAATTCGATCATCGTCGGCAATACCGTGCTTTACGGCGCGATCTCCGGCGAGGTCTATTTCCGCGGCGTCGCGGGCGAACGCTTCGCCGTGCGCAACTCCGGCGCGATCGCGGTGGTGGAAGGCGTCGGCGACCACGGCTGCGAATATATGACCGGCGGCGTGGTCGTGGTGCTCGGACCGACCGGGCGCAATTTCGCCGCCGGCATGTCGGGCGGCATCGCCTATGTGCTCGACGAGACGGGCGACTTCCAGGCGCGCTGCAACATGGCCATGGTCGATCTGGAGCCGGTCGTCGAGGAGGAAGACCTCAACTGGCGTCTCAACAACCAGGGCGGCGACCTCGAAAGCCACGGCCGGGTCGACATCATGAGCGACATGTCGCGTTTCGACGCCGAGCGCCTGCGGCAGATCATCGCCAACCACCTCCAATACACAGGCTCCACCCGCGCCCGGGAAATTCTCGAATATTGGGACGCCTACAAGCCGAAATTCCGGAAGATCATGCCGGTCGAATACCGCCGCGCGCTCGCGGAGCTGATGACGCAAACCGAACAGCGGCAGGCCGCCGCCGCAGGGGAATGA
- a CDS encoding Hsp20 family protein encodes MRQFDLSPLYRSTIGFDRLFSLLDQAGAPESAAVSYPPYNIERTGENAYRLTVAVAGFGENELSIESRQNALTIKGEKEARKEGETREMLYQGIAARAFERRFQLADHVLVTGARLENGLLHVDLVREIPEAQRPRTVPIGHGAPRPVEAAKAEAPKAA; translated from the coding sequence ATGCGTCAATTTGATCTCTCTCCGCTCTACCGTTCGACCATCGGTTTCGACCGGCTGTTCTCGCTGCTCGATCAGGCCGGCGCGCCGGAAAGCGCCGCCGTGTCCTATCCGCCTTACAATATCGAGCGCACAGGCGAAAACGCCTATCGGCTGACCGTTGCGGTGGCGGGCTTCGGCGAAAACGAACTCTCTATCGAATCGCGCCAGAACGCTTTGACCATCAAGGGCGAGAAAGAAGCGCGCAAGGAAGGCGAGACGCGCGAAATGCTCTATCAGGGCATCGCCGCGCGCGCCTTCGAGCGCCGTTTCCAACTCGCCGACCACGTTCTGGTCACCGGCGCCCGCCTCGAAAACGGCCTGTTGCATGTCGATCTCGTCCGCGAGATTCCGGAGGCCCAGCGGCCGCGCACCGTCCCGATCGGCCATGGCGCGCCGCGTCCGGTCGAGGCCGCGAAAGCGGAAGCCCCCAAGGCGGCCTGA
- a CDS encoding alpha/beta hydrolase, which translates to MELIDTPANRCPPGANIVGLRASDGVELRAAYWRPEGFPRGTVALVQGRAEFIEKYFETIGELLARGFAVATFDWRGQGLSQRLLRNRAKGHVRRSTDYRRDLDAFIRQLLTPDCPKPWFVLAHSMGAAAVLDFCAARGGATPFERIVGTAPMIDLYGFPGSTTARHLAASFHALGLSRLFVPGGGARTLFQKSFSGNVLTGDQRRFARAAQLLGLAPALGIGDPTIGWAHAAYGLMDRLTLDNEVERIRTPTLLLASGDERLVSTPAIERFALRLKTASCLVLSDARHEILMERAEIRSKFWAAFDAFIPGERFLHEAAEAASPNAINLAAEAASSNANNLAAEAASQDAKESAVHAASQNEISQAVESGSQVGV; encoded by the coding sequence ATGGAGCTGATCGACACGCCCGCCAACCGCTGTCCGCCCGGCGCCAATATCGTCGGCCTGCGCGCGAGCGACGGCGTGGAGCTGCGGGCGGCCTATTGGCGGCCGGAAGGTTTTCCGCGCGGCACGGTGGCGCTCGTTCAGGGCCGGGCGGAGTTCATCGAGAAATATTTCGAGACGATCGGCGAATTGCTGGCGCGCGGCTTCGCCGTCGCGACCTTCGACTGGCGCGGCCAGGGCCTCTCCCAGCGGCTGCTGCGCAACCGCGCCAAGGGTCACGTTCGCCGCTCGACCGATTACCGGCGCGACCTCGACGCCTTCATCCGCCAGCTTCTGACGCCGGATTGCCCCAAGCCGTGGTTCGTGCTCGCGCATTCGATGGGCGCGGCGGCGGTCCTTGATTTTTGCGCGGCGCGTGGCGGCGCGACGCCGTTCGAGCGGATCGTCGGCACGGCGCCGATGATCGACCTTTACGGCTTCCCCGGATCGACGACGGCGCGCCATCTTGCCGCCTCCTTCCACGCTTTGGGGCTCTCGCGTCTGTTCGTGCCCGGCGGCGGCGCCAGGACCCTGTTCCAAAAGTCTTTCTCCGGGAATGTCCTGACCGGCGACCAGCGCCGTTTCGCCCGCGCCGCCCAGCTTCTCGGCCTGGCGCCCGCGCTTGGGATCGGCGATCCGACCATCGGCTGGGCGCATGCCGCCTATGGTCTGATGGACCGGCTGACCTTGGACAATGAGGTCGAGCGCATCCGCACGCCGACGCTGCTTCTGGCGTCGGGTGATGAAAGGCTGGTCTCGACGCCGGCGATCGAGCGGTTCGCGCTGCGGCTGAAAACCGCGTCCTGCCTCGTTTTGTCCGACGCCCGCCACGAGATCCTGATGGAGCGCGCCGAAATCAGGTCCAAATTCTGGGCGGCCTTCGACGCCTTCATTCCCGGCGAGCGTTTTCTGCACGAGGCGGCGGAAGCCGCCTCTCCAAATGCAATCAACCTGGCGGCGGAAGCCGCCTCATCAAATGCAAATAACCTGGCGGCGGAAGCCGCCTCGCAAGATGCAAAAGAATCGGCTGTGCATGCCGCCTCACAAAACGAAATCAGCCAGGCGGTCGAAAGCGGATCACAGGTCGGCGTTTAA
- the hisN gene encoding histidinol-phosphatase, translating to MTAVDFLPFVDRLAQISGEAIMPFFRAAFAMEDKSGGGVFDPVTEADRAAEAAMRRLIKESFPNHGVIGEEFGAWGEMSEYVWVLDPIDGTKSFISGLPLWGTLIGLLHQGSPCYGLMHQPFTREKFYGDGAEAHWSGRGARHGENATRRLLTRACAGLDRATLMTTSPKLIPEALRPRYEALEAKTRLVRYGGDCYAYCMLAAGHVDLVVEAGLNAYDIVALIPIVRGAGGVVTTWDGGDPSKGGAIVAAGDRRTHEQALEVLNADL from the coding sequence ATGACGGCGGTGGATTTCCTGCCTTTCGTGGACCGACTGGCGCAGATTTCGGGCGAAGCGATCATGCCTTTCTTCCGCGCCGCCTTCGCGATGGAAGACAAATCCGGCGGCGGGGTGTTCGATCCGGTCACCGAGGCCGACCGCGCCGCCGAGGCCGCGATGCGCCGCCTGATCAAGGAATCCTTCCCCAATCATGGGGTGATCGGCGAGGAATTCGGCGCCTGGGGCGAAATGTCGGAATATGTCTGGGTGCTCGACCCGATCGATGGCACCAAGAGCTTCATTTCCGGCCTGCCGCTATGGGGCACGCTGATCGGCCTGCTGCATCAGGGTTCTCCCTGTTACGGCCTGATGCACCAGCCGTTCACGCGCGAAAAATTTTATGGCGACGGCGCGGAGGCGCATTGGAGCGGGCGCGGCGCGCGACACGGCGAAAATGCCACCCGCCGCCTGCTGACCCGCGCCTGCGCCGGCCTCGACCGCGCGACCCTGATGACGACCTCGCCCAAGCTCATTCCGGAAGCCTTGCGGCCACGCTACGAAGCGCTGGAGGCCAAGACGCGGCTCGTACGCTATGGCGGCGACTGCTACGCCTATTGCATGCTCGCCGCCGGCCATGTCGATCTCGTGGTGGAGGCCGGGCTCAACGCTTACGACATCGTCGCCCTGATTCCGATCGTGCGCGGCGCCGGAGGCGTGGTGACGACCTGGGACGGCGGCGATCCATCGAAAGGCGGCGCCATCGTCGCCGCCGGCGACCGGCGGACGCACGAACAGGCGCTGGAAGTTTTAAACGCCGACCTGTGA